Below is a genomic region from Miniphocaeibacter halophilus.
GAAAATAATCAAGTTACAAGTATAGAGACCATGTCCGGTGCTATTTACGAAACAAAAGCCGTTATAGTTGCAACGGGAACCTATTTAAAAGGATTAATTCTTATGGGAGAATTACAATATGAATCCGGTCCCCATGGTTTAAAGGCAGCAACCCACCTATCTAAATCCCTAGAGGATTTAGGAATAGAGTTAAGAAGATTTAAAACAGGTACACCGGCAAGGGTCCATAGGGACAGTTTAGACTACACTGTAATGGAAGAGCAAAAGGGTGATGATGAAATAGTACCTTTTTCATTTATGAACTTCGGTAAAAAATTTGATATTGAACAAGAACTTTGTTATTTAACCTATACAACCTTAGAAACTAAAAAAATAATAGAGGCTAATTTAGAAAGAAGTCCAATGTATGCCGGAATAGTAAAAGGTGTTGGACCAAGGTATTGCCCGTCTATTGAAGATAAGGTTGTAAGATTTAATGAAAGGGATGAACATCAGGTATTTGTGGAACCTGAAGGTGTAGACACTAAGGAAATGTATATTCAAGGAGTAAGTTCAACCCTACCTGAAGAAATACAAAAGCAAATGTACAAGACTATAATAGGCTTTGAAAATGTTAAATTTATGCGTTCAGCCTATGGAATAGAATATGATTGTATAGACCCAACAATATTAAAAAGAACATTGGAGCACAATGAAATTAATGGACTTTATTTTGCCGGTCAAATAAATGGTTCGTCCGGTTATGAAGAAGCAGCAGGCCAAGGTTTAGTAGCAGGAATTAATGCTACAATGAAAATAAAGGGAAGAGAGCCTTTTATTCTAGACAGGTCCGATGCCTACATTGGTGTTTTAATTGACGATTTAGTTACTAAGGGAACTAATGAACCATACAGGATGATGACTTCCCGTGCTGAATATAGACTTACCTTAAGACAGGATAATGCCGACTTAAGACTTACTGAAAAGGGCTATGAAATAGGTCTTGTTACAGAAGAAAGAATGGAAAAAACAAGAAGGAAAAAAGAAAGTATCTACACAGAATTAGATAGGCTAAAAAAAATACGGGTAAACCCTACTGAAGAAAATAATAAAAAACTAATAGAGCTTGGTTCCGGACCAATGAAGGCCTCCCATACCCTATATGATTTAATAAAAAGACCGGAACTAACCTATGAAAGCTTAATTGTTTTTGATGAAAAAAGACCGGAACTTTTAAGGGAAGTTAGAATGCAGGTAGAAACCCATATTAAATACGAAGGTTATATTGCTAAACAAAAACATCAAATAGAACAATTTAAAAAATTAGAAAGAAAGAAAATAGACTTTATAAAAGACTATTCAGAAGTTAAGGGACTTTCTAATGAAGCCATGCAAAAACTAAACCAAATTAAGCCAGATTCCCTAGGTCAAGCTAGTAGAATTAGCGGTGTTAGTCCGGCGGATATAAATGTTATATTAATATATTTAGAAACTAGAAAAAGGAAGAACAATGAGTAAATTAGAAGAATTATTTGTAAAAAATGAATTTAAAATAGATGAAAACCAATTGGATAATTTCGAAAAATATAGGGACTTATTAGTAGAGACCAACAAGGTTTTAAACTTAACCTCTATAACAGAAGAAGTAGAAGTAAACTACAAACATTTTTTAGATTCCATTCTTCCCTTAAAATATGTTGATATAAGGGAAAATTCTTCCTTAATAGATATAGGAACAGGAGCAGGACTGCCGGGACTACCAATTAAATTTGTCCGTAAGGACCTTAATATTGTTTTAATGGATTCATTAAATAAGAGAATTAAATTCTTAAATAAGGTTATAGGAGAATTAAAACTAGAAAAAATAGAAGCAATTCATGGTAGAGCGGAAGAAATGGGAAGGAATGCAAAATACAGGGAAAAATATGACTATGCTATTTCAAGAGCTGTTTCCAGACTTAATACCCTAGTAGAATATTGCCTACCCTTTGTAAAAGTCGGTGGATATTTTATATCTATGAAAGGCCCATCAGGCCATGAAGAATATGCAGAAGCAAAAAAGGCTATTGAAACCCTAGGTGGAAAATTAGAAAAAATTATTGATTACAATCTGGATTACGAGGACTCTGAAAGAACATTAATAATAATTAAGAAGATAAAAAACACAAATAAGAAATACCCTAGAGCCGGTGGTAAACCGAAATCTAAACCACTATAAAAAATCACTTATAATATGAAGTGACCTAGATAATTGGGAATAAATATATGGTAAGAATCTACAGTTTTAATTGGGTGTAAATAATTATTATATAGAATAATTAGAGGAGAAGGTTAAAATGCATTACCAAGAAGATTGGCTATTAAGACAGATAAATACAGTTATAAATACATTGGCAGTACTATTTACAGGGAAAAAACTTACATCTGAATCCATAAGGGATATGGAATTACAGATTTCCTATAGTGAATATTATAAGAAAGTATTTAAATTAGTAGAAACCGGTGATATTAATAAAGCGGAAAATTTACTATTTTCTGTCCTTAAGAATATGGAAAAAGAAGAACAATCGGAAACTCCTCTTCTTGCATTATTGTTTTATTACAAGCTTAATGAATTGTCAGATGAAGAATTAGATAAAAAGAACTTTTCAAGGAAGGAAATAATGGAAGGAATTGAGTCGGTAAAAAAATTATTTCTTAAATCTAGTTTATAAATTATTAAAAAAAATCACTTACATATTTGTAAGTGATTTTTTAATAAGGATACTTATTTTTCAATTTTTTCTAGAATATAGCTTAAACTTTTTAATATATAATATATCCAAATT
It encodes:
- the mnmG gene encoding tRNA uridine-5-carboxymethylaminomethyl(34) synthesis enzyme MnmG; protein product: MEVIKYREEPVDVVVIGAGHAGCEAALATSRMGLKTVILTMSLDSIADLPCNPNIGGTGKGHLVREVDALGGEMALIIDKSFIQSRMLNTSKGPAVHSLRVQADKPKYHMEMKKVIENQENLDLVEAEVTKINVENNQVTSIETMSGAIYETKAVIVATGTYLKGLILMGELQYESGPHGLKAATHLSKSLEDLGIELRRFKTGTPARVHRDSLDYTVMEEQKGDDEIVPFSFMNFGKKFDIEQELCYLTYTTLETKKIIEANLERSPMYAGIVKGVGPRYCPSIEDKVVRFNERDEHQVFVEPEGVDTKEMYIQGVSSTLPEEIQKQMYKTIIGFENVKFMRSAYGIEYDCIDPTILKRTLEHNEINGLYFAGQINGSSGYEEAAGQGLVAGINATMKIKGREPFILDRSDAYIGVLIDDLVTKGTNEPYRMMTSRAEYRLTLRQDNADLRLTEKGYEIGLVTEERMEKTRRKKESIYTELDRLKKIRVNPTEENNKKLIELGSGPMKASHTLYDLIKRPELTYESLIVFDEKRPELLREVRMQVETHIKYEGYIAKQKHQIEQFKKLERKKIDFIKDYSEVKGLSNEAMQKLNQIKPDSLGQASRISGVSPADINVILIYLETRKRKNNE
- the rsmG gene encoding 16S rRNA (guanine(527)-N(7))-methyltransferase RsmG, with product MSKLEELFVKNEFKIDENQLDNFEKYRDLLVETNKVLNLTSITEEVEVNYKHFLDSILPLKYVDIRENSSLIDIGTGAGLPGLPIKFVRKDLNIVLMDSLNKRIKFLNKVIGELKLEKIEAIHGRAEEMGRNAKYREKYDYAISRAVSRLNTLVEYCLPFVKVGGYFISMKGPSGHEEYAEAKKAIETLGGKLEKIIDYNLDYEDSERTLIIIKKIKNTNKKYPRAGGKPKSKPL
- a CDS encoding DUF6483 family protein; amino-acid sequence: MHYQEDWLLRQINTVINTLAVLFTGKKLTSESIRDMELQISYSEYYKKVFKLVETGDINKAENLLFSVLKNMEKEEQSETPLLALLFYYKLNELSDEELDKKNFSRKEIMEGIESVKKLFLKSSL